Sequence from the Caldisericaceae bacterium genome:
CCTTTTGTTGTAAGCATCTGGTCGTAAATATTTATTCTCTTAGATATGCCTTGCATTAAATGGGATATTCCACCAGTTGCTATAACTACAGCAGGTTCGTTTAGTTCTGTTTCTATTAGTTCTACCATTCTATCAACCATTCCACCAAATCCGTTTATTATGCCCGATTGCATTTCTTCTACAGTATTTTTGCCGATAAAAGATTTTGGCTGCTTTAGCTCAATTCTTGGTAGTTGCGCTGTTCTTCTAAATAGTTCTATTGAAGCAGGTAGGATCCCGATTGTTATTGGTCCCCCAATAAATCTTCTGTCTTTTGTTATTACAGAGAAAGTTGTTGCAGTGCCAAAATCTACTACAATAACATTTTCATTAGGAAAAGTTTTACTACCTTCAAAAATATTACAGATTCTATCTGCGCCAACAAGTTTTGGCGCGTCAACGTCAAACTTTATATCAATAGGAAGTTCAGAAGACACTATCAAAGGGTCTTTTTTACACATTTTTCTTGAAACAGCCCTAAAGACCGGAACGAGCGGTGGCACAACTGATGAAATTGAAAAAGCTTCGATATCTTTGTTGAGTTTTTCTTCGTTAATGAACTGTGATATTATGAGGCGGTATTCATCAGATGTTCTCCCGCTATCAGTAGCTAACCTTAAGGTTTCTTTGAGGGAATGATTCTCAAAAAAACCGAACACTATGTTTGTATTTCCAACATCTATTGTTATAATCATTTTGTCCTCCCAATTTTTAAATTTTATCAAAAAAATAAATTTTGGTATAATATTTCCATAAAAGTAAGGAAGGTAAAATGAAGAGGCAAATAAAAGAAGATATTGCACTAATTGGTAAAAGACTTTATGAACATGAATTAAATGGTAGTTATGGAGGTAATTTTTCTGTAAGAGATGGTGATTACATTTACATAACTCC
This genomic interval carries:
- a CDS encoding type III pantothenate kinase, with protein sequence MIITIDVGNTNIVFGFFENHSLKETLRLATDSGRTSDEYRLIISQFINEEKLNKDIEAFSISSVVPPLVPVFRAVSRKMCKKDPLIVSSELPIDIKFDVDAPKLVGADRICNIFEGSKTFPNENVIVVDFGTATTFSVITKDRRFIGGPITIGILPASIELFRRTAQLPRIELKQPKSFIGKNTVEEMQSGIINGFGGMVDRMVELIETELNEPAVVIATGGISHLMQGISKRINIYDQMLTTKGLFSIYEFVTNNL